The Marinilongibacter aquaticus genome has a window encoding:
- a CDS encoding AraC family transcriptional regulator yields MEIRNLYRPFELDLVEVNTYEARSHKNTFFEMVFVLEGTGAQLINKHKLPYASDKLFLIFPEDSHTFEVDTPSKFFFIRFNDSYLKTQERVWVKKLEYIFHNHNHSPGCILKTVCDKPLVRALVEALIREHINRQPQQEEVIEQLMNTIITIAARNITLLPPSALEHNKSTQALPLLNYIHHYIYEPKMLKVEAMAEHFNFSPTYIGEYFKAQTGESLQEYITAYKLKLIETRLRFTDMQINEIVHELGFSDASHLNRLFKKYKGMSPSAFKKAHGNA; encoded by the coding sequence ATGGAAATTCGCAATCTATACCGCCCTTTCGAGCTGGATCTCGTCGAAGTAAATACCTATGAGGCCCGAAGCCACAAGAATACTTTTTTCGAAATGGTCTTTGTTTTGGAGGGCACCGGTGCACAACTGATCAACAAACACAAATTACCTTACGCCAGCGACAAACTGTTCCTGATTTTTCCCGAAGATTCGCATACTTTCGAGGTGGATACGCCCAGCAAGTTTTTCTTCATTCGGTTCAACGATTCTTATCTCAAGACGCAGGAAAGGGTTTGGGTGAAAAAATTGGAGTACATCTTTCACAATCACAACCATTCGCCGGGCTGTATTCTGAAAACGGTTTGCGATAAGCCTCTGGTGCGGGCTTTGGTAGAAGCTCTTATTCGCGAGCACATCAATCGTCAGCCCCAGCAAGAAGAGGTGATTGAGCAGCTGATGAATACGATTATCACCATTGCGGCCCGAAACATCACCTTGCTGCCGCCTTCGGCTTTGGAGCACAATAAATCGACGCAAGCCTTGCCTTTGCTCAATTATATCCACCATTACATTTACGAGCCCAAAATGTTGAAAGTTGAGGCGATGGCCGAGCATTTCAATTTTTCGCCAACTTATATCGGTGAATATTTCAAGGCCCAAACAGGCGAAAGCCTGCAAGAGTACATTACGGCATATAAGCTCAAATTGATCGAAACCCGGCTGCGGTTTACCGATATGCAGATCAACGAAATTGTACACGAATTGGGTTTCAGTGATGCGAGCCACCTGAATCGCTTATTCAAAAAGTACAAAGGGATGAGTCCGAGTGCTTTCAAAAAGGCTCACGGCAACGCGTAG
- a CDS encoding MauE/DoxX family redox-associated membrane protein: protein MNYFFFRLPMALSLLGHGLVRLPKTSAFAHGMTALLENSYLPETLVSSIAYAVPIVEALTGLFLLMGLFTRQSLQIALALMAIFIFGNTTIENWEAISPELIHAGYLAGLLFTIEHNTFSVDAQMKRNKQSI from the coding sequence ATGAATTATTTCTTTTTCCGCTTGCCTATGGCTCTTTCCTTATTGGGCCACGGATTGGTAAGACTACCCAAAACCTCGGCTTTTGCCCATGGAATGACCGCCCTTTTGGAAAACTCGTATCTTCCAGAAACTCTCGTTTCGTCAATCGCTTACGCGGTGCCTATTGTGGAAGCCCTTACGGGTTTGTTTTTGCTCATGGGACTGTTTACCCGTCAAAGCCTGCAAATTGCCCTGGCTTTAATGGCTATTTTTATTTTCGGCAATACAACAATCGAAAATTGGGAGGCGATTAGTCCAGAGCTAATTCACGCGGGTTATTTGGCCGGTTTGCTGTTCACGATAGAACACAATACTTTTTCGGTCGACGCACAAATGAAAAGGAATAAACAAAGCATATAA
- a CDS encoding aldo/keto reductase yields MTEKVKIGQSDLAVSRINFGGNVFGWTLDEKQSFEILDAFTDRGFNFIDTADTYPWWVNGTGGLSEAIIGKWLKKSGKRNDLVLATKVGSETKEHAFDISKKHILKSVDESLKRLQTDCIDLYYTHFDDKHTPIEETLSAYDEIIKAGKVRYIGVSNISPERLTESFETAAQNGLPQYIALQPHYNLLERENYESQYKPFAEKYGLTVFPYWALAAGFLTGKYRTKADLGKSVRGAGVQKYLNEKGLGILQALDSLAAKYESTPATVALAWLLAQPHIGAPIVSATSQKQLETLFAAPELKLDAEDLKLLDI; encoded by the coding sequence ATGACAGAGAAAGTAAAAATTGGCCAAAGCGATTTGGCCGTCAGCCGTATCAACTTTGGAGGCAATGTATTCGGTTGGACACTCGACGAAAAACAATCTTTCGAAATACTCGACGCCTTCACCGATCGGGGTTTCAATTTCATCGATACTGCAGACACTTACCCTTGGTGGGTAAACGGCACTGGAGGCCTATCTGAAGCTATAATTGGCAAATGGTTGAAAAAAAGCGGAAAACGCAATGATTTGGTGTTGGCCACGAAAGTGGGCTCAGAAACCAAAGAACATGCCTTCGATATCAGCAAAAAGCACATTTTGAAATCGGTGGATGAATCCTTGAAACGTTTGCAAACCGATTGCATCGATTTGTATTATACGCATTTCGACGACAAACATACGCCGATCGAAGAAACGCTTTCGGCTTACGATGAAATCATCAAAGCCGGGAAAGTGCGATATATCGGTGTTTCCAATATTTCGCCCGAAAGGCTGACCGAATCATTCGAAACCGCAGCTCAAAATGGGTTGCCCCAGTACATTGCTTTGCAACCGCATTACAATCTACTCGAAAGAGAGAATTACGAAAGCCAATACAAACCCTTTGCCGAAAAATATGGACTGACTGTATTTCCGTATTGGGCTTTGGCCGCAGGTTTTCTCACCGGAAAATACCGTACAAAAGCAGATTTGGGTAAAAGTGTGCGTGGGGCGGGTGTCCAAAAATACTTAAACGAAAAAGGCTTGGGTATTTTGCAGGCACTCGACAGTCTGGCGGCCAAATACGAAAGTACACCCGCTACAGTGGCCCTAGCTTGGCTTTTGGCACAACCGCATATTGGTGCCCCAATTGTAAGTGCCACCAGCCAAAAACAATTGGAAACACTCTTTGCCGCTCCAGAATTGAAATTGGATGCAGAAGACCTTAAACTCCTGGATATTTAA
- a CDS encoding serine hydrolase domain-containing protein, which yields MPKTILVFALLLALCLSISCQSNTSNEQSNIVKQQNRIDSLISALHEKGEFNGNILVAQHSKIVFQKELGFANGSQSTKLNAESKFNVGSIYKEIPAVAIMQLQEHEKLDIHDVLAKFLPELPEWSKKVTLLHLLQYSSGLPKISWGKHLEITDSVLMRDLQEMHTLEFEPGEQYIYSNFSPFLLSKVVEKVSGQSLSSYASTHILQVANMKNTVFKRTFPYTNREGMAIPFNTDFQEDKLPFTIKIPIFLFSSTSEDLYQYLEELHRFKLISESSLNVLGQKAEIDEEHMESALGQALFDGSKMVKHTHHGSSGNYECIISKDVQYRTTIVILTNQKHSNVHEIMEQIEHILHEKMEN from the coding sequence ATGCCGAAAACTATACTTGTCTTTGCTCTTCTACTTGCTTTATGTCTTTCAATCTCTTGCCAATCCAACACTTCAAACGAACAATCCAACATTGTTAAACAGCAAAATCGAATCGATTCTTTAATCAGTGCATTGCATGAAAAAGGCGAATTCAACGGCAATATACTCGTGGCACAACACAGCAAGATTGTTTTTCAAAAAGAACTGGGTTTTGCCAATGGTAGCCAAAGCACAAAATTGAATGCCGAAAGCAAATTCAATGTCGGCTCAATTTACAAGGAAATTCCAGCCGTGGCCATTATGCAACTGCAAGAGCACGAAAAGCTGGACATTCACGACGTTTTGGCCAAATTCCTGCCCGAACTCCCCGAATGGTCGAAAAAAGTGACACTGCTCCACCTTTTGCAGTACAGCAGCGGTTTGCCAAAAATTTCATGGGGTAAGCATTTGGAAATTACAGACTCGGTATTGATGAGGGATTTGCAAGAAATGCATACACTCGAATTTGAGCCTGGAGAACAATATATCTATTCCAATTTTAGCCCGTTTTTATTGTCTAAAGTAGTGGAGAAAGTCAGTGGACAATCCCTTAGCAGTTACGCAAGCACACATATTTTGCAGGTGGCCAACATGAAAAACACCGTATTTAAGCGTACTTTTCCCTACACCAATCGAGAAGGCATGGCCATTCCCTTCAATACCGATTTTCAGGAAGACAAACTTCCGTTTACTATAAAAATCCCAATTTTTCTGTTTTCGTCGACGAGCGAAGATTTATACCAATATTTGGAAGAACTCCATCGATTCAAACTCATCAGCGAATCTTCTTTAAATGTACTCGGGCAAAAGGCAGAAATTGATGAAGAGCACATGGAATCGGCTTTGGGACAGGCTCTGTTTGATGGATCAAAAATGGTCAAACATACGCACCACGGCAGCAGCGGAAATTACGAATGCATCATCAGCAAAGATGTGCAATACCGTACGACAATCGTAATACTGACCAATCAAAAACACAGCAATGTGCATGAAATCATGGAACAAATTGAGCATATATTGCATGAAAAAATGGAGAATTAA
- a CDS encoding Crp/Fnr family transcriptional regulator: protein MSDAFRSHLEKFIPLESKEYEQIRTFFRTETVRKKEDLLSEGQVCHSHYFVLKGILRKFFINEKGTEQTTEFAIENWWMTDTFSFLNDTASEFFIQAVEKCELLSIRAEAQEKLLQEHPVMEKYFRCIYQKAYAANQMRFKYLYGFSSEERYTHFLKKQPKFLQRVPQYLIASYLGFTPEYLSEIRKKHIS from the coding sequence ATGTCCGACGCATTCAGGTCCCATCTCGAAAAATTCATACCGCTCGAAAGCAAAGAATACGAGCAAATCCGAACATTTTTCCGCACCGAGACCGTGAGAAAAAAAGAAGACCTTTTAAGCGAAGGGCAAGTTTGCCACTCGCATTATTTCGTACTTAAAGGTATTTTGCGAAAATTCTTCATCAACGAAAAAGGCACAGAACAAACCACAGAATTCGCCATTGAGAATTGGTGGATGACCGATACCTTTTCTTTCTTGAACGACACAGCTTCCGAGTTTTTCATTCAAGCTGTAGAAAAATGCGAACTGCTTTCCATTCGTGCAGAAGCTCAGGAAAAGCTCTTGCAAGAGCATCCTGTGATGGAGAAATATTTCCGTTGCATCTACCAAAAAGCCTATGCTGCCAACCAGATGCGTTTCAAATACCTGTATGGGTTTTCAAGCGAAGAACGCTATACGCATTTCCTGAAAAAGCAACCGAAATTCTTGCAACGCGTACCGCAATACCTGATCGCCTCATACTTGGGCTTTACACCTGAATACCTCAGCGAAATTCGCAAAAAGCACATTTCTTAA
- a CDS encoding carboxymuconolactone decarboxylase family protein — MEKRVNINTAEPLAFKAMMGLVNYLNQTGLPKALQELIKIRASQINACAYCLDMHTKDALKEGEDPQRIFVLSAWRETQEIFSEKEKAALAITEEVTLIHDKGLSDETYATASTVFEAHEIAQIVMAVVTINAWNRIALSSHLPVAKHFA; from the coding sequence ATGGAAAAACGAGTGAACATAAACACGGCCGAACCTTTGGCCTTTAAGGCCATGATGGGTTTGGTCAACTATTTAAACCAAACGGGCCTTCCCAAAGCTTTGCAAGAATTGATCAAAATTCGGGCCTCGCAAATCAATGCCTGTGCGTATTGCCTCGATATGCACACAAAAGACGCCCTAAAAGAAGGCGAAGATCCACAAAGGATATTCGTTTTGAGTGCTTGGCGTGAAACGCAAGAAATATTCAGTGAAAAAGAAAAAGCAGCCTTGGCCATCACAGAAGAAGTGACCTTGATTCACGACAAAGGATTGAGCGATGAAACCTATGCCACGGCCTCGACGGTCTTCGAAGCCCACGAAATTGCACAAATCGTAATGGCCGTAGTGACTATCAATGCCTGGAATCGCATTGCTCTCAGTAGCCATTTACCTGTAGCAAAGCATTTTGCTTAA
- a CDS encoding META domain-containing protein produces MQKIRLPIRKTLVGLMMLSSMACSKNTAADKPNDLVGNWKVVHYLDGDSKITKTEKNTWPDINNGDITANFTATDTEGKGKISGVKVTNTYSGTYMLTENNKMSISPIISTEISEPDWTQLFQITEADTYTLEGNQLKIYLKQDSRVIVLEKIDS; encoded by the coding sequence ATGCAGAAGATACGATTACCGATAAGAAAAACACTCGTTGGCCTAATGATGCTCAGCTCAATGGCCTGTTCGAAAAACACAGCGGCCGATAAACCGAATGATTTGGTGGGCAATTGGAAAGTGGTACATTATCTGGACGGCGATTCAAAAATCACCAAAACCGAAAAAAACACCTGGCCGGATATAAACAATGGCGACATTACGGCCAATTTCACCGCAACCGACACGGAAGGAAAGGGCAAAATATCGGGTGTAAAAGTCACAAACACCTACAGCGGCACCTATATGTTGACAGAGAACAACAAAATGAGCATAAGCCCGATTATTTCGACCGAAATCAGTGAACCAGACTGGACTCAATTATTTCAAATTACCGAAGCCGACACGTATACTTTGGAAGGCAATCAACTGAAAATCTACCTCAAACAAGATTCGAGAGTAATTGTGCTCGAGAAAATAGATTCTTGA
- the gloA2 gene encoding SMU1112c/YaeR family gloxylase I-like metalloprotein, producing MIGLKSVHHIAIICSDYTKSKHFYTEVLGLEIVREVYREARESYKLDLAIGNQYIIELFSFPAPPKRPSRPEAQGLRHLAFEVDDIEKSIEKLKEKGVETEEIRIDEFTGKRFTFFSDPDELPIELYEK from the coding sequence ATGATCGGCCTGAAAAGCGTACACCACATTGCTATAATTTGCAGCGATTATACCAAATCGAAACATTTTTATACCGAAGTACTCGGTTTAGAAATCGTCCGGGAAGTTTACCGCGAAGCACGCGAATCGTATAAGCTGGACCTGGCCATCGGAAATCAATATATCATCGAATTGTTCTCGTTTCCGGCTCCGCCGAAAAGGCCATCGCGACCCGAAGCCCAAGGTTTACGGCATTTGGCTTTTGAAGTGGACGACATTGAAAAGAGCATCGAGAAACTAAAGGAAAAAGGCGTAGAAACCGAAGAAATTAGAATAGATGAGTTCACGGGGAAGAGATTTACTTTCTTCAGCGACCCCGACGAATTGCCGATTGAGCTTTATGAAAAATAA
- a CDS encoding ArsR/SmtB family transcription factor: MNLRRDVFQAIADPTRRAILVLVASQSMTAGAIAANFDSARPTVSKHLQILTACELLRQEQNGREMHYHLNPQRMKEIADFIEPFRKLWDDRFNKLEAIMKNYKLDKK; this comes from the coding sequence ATGAATTTAAGACGAGACGTATTTCAAGCCATTGCCGATCCTACCCGAAGAGCCATTTTGGTATTGGTGGCTTCGCAATCGATGACAGCCGGAGCCATTGCGGCAAACTTCGATTCGGCCCGCCCCACTGTATCCAAGCATCTGCAAATTCTCACTGCCTGCGAACTGCTGAGACAAGAACAGAACGGTCGTGAAATGCATTACCATTTAAATCCTCAAAGAATGAAAGAGATTGCGGATTTTATCGAACCATTCAGGAAACTCTGGGACGACCGTTTCAACAAATTGGAGGCCATCATGAAGAATTACAAATTGGACAAAAAATAG
- a CDS encoding SRPBCC family protein, with product MEKKTKVKAEEGKQELLITREFDLPLELLFKAYEEPEIVEQWMGTKVLKMENKRHGAYRFETTDPKGNVHGFNGTIHEFESQKKITRTFEMESAPHLGIQLEFLEFEEISAETSKLSMHIIYRSVDIRDQVLQMPFAQGINMAHGRLEKIVKQLLN from the coding sequence ATGGAAAAGAAAACGAAAGTTAAGGCCGAAGAAGGAAAACAAGAACTGCTCATTACCAGGGAATTTGACTTGCCTTTGGAATTGCTTTTCAAGGCTTACGAAGAACCCGAAATTGTGGAACAATGGATGGGCACTAAAGTACTGAAAATGGAAAACAAAAGGCACGGTGCTTACCGATTTGAAACCACCGACCCCAAGGGTAATGTACACGGATTCAACGGCACGATTCACGAATTTGAAAGCCAGAAAAAGATCACGCGTACTTTTGAAATGGAAAGTGCACCTCATTTGGGCATTCAACTCGAATTTCTCGAATTCGAAGAAATTTCGGCCGAAACAAGTAAACTCAGCATGCATATTATCTATCGCTCGGTAGACATTCGCGATCAAGTGCTTCAAATGCCCTTTGCACAAGGCATCAATATGGCCCACGGTAGGCTGGAAAAAATTGTGAAACAATTATTAAACTGA
- a CDS encoding DoxX family protein encodes MSKRNKIIYWVATAWLSLGMVSTGIVQLIKMDEEVEVMTHLGYPLYFLTIIGVWKLLGVVAVLVPKFPLLKEWAYAGFFFCMSGALFSHLAAGDGAKEFFGPSLLILLTVVSWYFRPAERKLNA; translated from the coding sequence ATGTCGAAACGAAACAAAATCATTTATTGGGTTGCCACCGCTTGGCTTTCTTTGGGTATGGTCTCTACGGGCATCGTACAATTGATCAAAATGGACGAAGAAGTGGAAGTAATGACTCATTTGGGCTATCCGCTCTACTTTTTGACCATCATCGGCGTATGGAAACTTTTGGGCGTTGTGGCCGTACTGGTTCCCAAATTCCCACTGCTGAAAGAATGGGCCTACGCAGGTTTCTTTTTCTGCATGAGCGGAGCACTTTTTTCGCATCTTGCGGCTGGCGATGGAGCCAAAGAATTCTTTGGTCCTTCATTGTTAATCCTGCTCACGGTGGTATCTTGGTATTTCCGACCAGCGGAACGAAAACTGAACGCATAA
- a CDS encoding YdeI/OmpD-associated family protein, translating into MNPKVDFFFNKAKKWQKEYEKLRAVVLDCGLNEELKWGCPCYTFEKTNVVLIHGFKEYCALLFHKGALLNDPEKILIQQTENVQSARQLRFTSLEEIVHLEKTIKAYIFEAIEVERAGLKVEFKKTKEFPMVEEFEEKLKENTHLKAAFENLTPGRQRAYLLHFAQAKQAKTRQSRVEKYIPQILEGKGLND; encoded by the coding sequence ATGAATCCGAAGGTTGACTTCTTTTTCAATAAGGCAAAGAAATGGCAAAAGGAATATGAAAAGCTCAGGGCCGTGGTACTCGACTGCGGCCTGAACGAAGAACTGAAATGGGGATGCCCCTGCTATACGTTTGAAAAAACGAATGTGGTGCTCATTCACGGTTTCAAAGAGTATTGTGCATTGCTTTTTCATAAAGGTGCTTTGCTGAACGACCCGGAGAAAATCCTTATTCAACAAACGGAAAATGTGCAATCGGCCCGCCAATTGCGTTTTACGAGTTTAGAAGAAATCGTGCATCTTGAAAAAACCATCAAAGCCTATATTTTCGAAGCTATCGAAGTGGAAAGAGCAGGTTTGAAAGTGGAATTCAAAAAGACCAAGGAATTTCCAATGGTCGAGGAATTTGAAGAGAAATTGAAGGAAAACACCCATTTGAAAGCGGCTTTTGAAAACTTGACGCCCGGCAGACAAAGAGCCTACCTTTTGCATTTCGCCCAGGCCAAACAAGCCAAAACACGGCAATCGCGAGTAGAAAAATACATTCCCCAAATTCTTGAAGGAAAGGGTTTAAACGACTGA
- a CDS encoding YdeI/OmpD-associated family protein — MNPEIDHYLSEGCGRCPLGGTPDCKVHLWPKELVLLRKILLDCGLTEELKWSMPCYTYKKKNILMLSAFKSYCALSFFKGALLQDTAGLLEKPGENTQSARLIKFTNTDSIRELESELKAYIFEAIEIEKAGLKVEAKEKEGLVLVDEFAEALAQDAAFKAAFEALTPGRQRGYNLYFSAPKQAKTRIARIEKYKSKILTGLGFHD, encoded by the coding sequence ATGAATCCCGAAATAGACCATTATTTGAGCGAAGGCTGCGGACGCTGCCCGCTCGGCGGTACACCCGACTGCAAAGTTCACCTTTGGCCAAAGGAACTGGTTTTGCTGCGAAAAATTTTGCTCGATTGCGGACTAACGGAAGAGTTGAAGTGGTCGATGCCCTGCTATACCTACAAAAAGAAAAACATTCTTATGCTAAGTGCTTTCAAGAGCTATTGTGCTCTTAGTTTTTTTAAAGGTGCTCTTTTGCAGGATACAGCTGGCTTGCTCGAAAAACCAGGAGAGAACACACAAAGTGCTCGTTTGATTAAATTCACCAATACCGATTCCATTCGTGAATTGGAAAGCGAGTTGAAGGCCTATATTTTCGAAGCCATAGAAATTGAAAAGGCGGGTTTGAAAGTCGAAGCGAAAGAGAAAGAAGGCTTGGTTTTGGTGGATGAATTCGCAGAAGCCCTTGCCCAAGACGCCGCATTTAAGGCCGCTTTCGAAGCTCTCACGCCCGGAAGGCAAAGAGGATATAATTTGTACTTTTCAGCTCCGAAACAAGCGAAAACGAGAATCGCCCGTATTGAAAAATACAAATCAAAAATTCTTACGGGTTTGGGTTTTCACGACTGA
- a CDS encoding winged helix-turn-helix transcriptional regulator — MEGIDKMADCPVTQTLELIGTKWKPLILYYLSFGTKRFGELAVRLPNISRKVLTEQLRQLEQDELVSRKQYKEIPPRVEYSLTELGHSLSPVFKEMEIWGRERLQRKKDTVEVQS; from the coding sequence ATGGAAGGGATTGATAAAATGGCGGATTGCCCGGTCACGCAGACCTTGGAATTGATCGGTACGAAATGGAAACCGCTCATTCTTTATTATTTGTCTTTTGGAACCAAACGTTTTGGGGAATTGGCGGTACGTTTGCCCAATATTTCGCGAAAAGTGTTGACAGAACAATTGCGGCAACTCGAGCAGGACGAATTGGTTTCGCGAAAACAATACAAAGAAATTCCGCCCCGTGTAGAATATTCATTGACCGAATTGGGGCACAGCCTATCGCCTGTTTTTAAAGAAATGGAAATTTGGGGAAGGGAACGATTGCAGCGTAAAAAGGATACGGTGGAAGTTCAGTCGTGA
- a CDS encoding SDR family oxidoreductase encodes MILVTGATGHLGSSVIAHLLEKTEAKEIVAFARDENKANFLKEKGVQVRIGHFDDQTSIEAAMEGVDKVLLVSGLDPNRLAQHKNVIDAAKKANVKQIVYTGVSMTNVKESAISDFLGSHFETEDYIKASGLNYTLLRNTLYTDGIPMFVGEHVFENGIYLPAGQGKVPYALRDEMGEATANILLQNGHENKTYEITGESLYSFEDIANELTSLSGKTVSFTDADGATFPETLKAAGVPEPFVYIVNGFATDIRNKLYEKTSGDLALLLGRKPSNLKTGLQALYKL; translated from the coding sequence ATGATTTTAGTTACAGGTGCAACAGGCCATTTAGGCTCATCCGTTATCGCACATTTATTGGAAAAGACCGAAGCCAAGGAAATCGTGGCTTTTGCTCGCGACGAAAACAAGGCCAATTTTTTGAAAGAAAAGGGCGTTCAAGTACGCATTGGGCATTTCGATGACCAAACTTCTATTGAAGCCGCCATGGAAGGCGTAGACAAAGTTTTGCTCGTTTCGGGACTCGATCCCAACCGCTTGGCACAGCACAAAAACGTAATCGATGCCGCTAAAAAAGCCAATGTAAAGCAAATCGTATACACAGGCGTTTCTATGACAAACGTGAAAGAATCGGCGATTTCCGACTTTCTTGGCAGCCATTTCGAGACAGAAGATTACATCAAAGCCAGTGGTTTAAACTACACCTTGCTTCGCAATACGCTTTACACCGACGGTATCCCGATGTTTGTGGGTGAACACGTTTTTGAAAACGGCATTTACCTTCCTGCCGGTCAAGGCAAAGTGCCGTATGCTCTCCGCGACGAAATGGGCGAAGCCACAGCCAATATACTTTTGCAAAACGGGCACGAAAACAAAACCTACGAAATCACAGGCGAATCGCTGTATTCATTTGAAGATATTGCGAATGAATTGACTTCGCTTTCGGGTAAAACCGTAAGCTTTACCGATGCCGACGGGGCTACTTTCCCCGAAACCTTGAAAGCCGCCGGAGTGCCAGAGCCTTTTGTTTATATCGTAAACGGCTTTGCGACCGACATCAGAAACAAGCTTTATGAAAAAACAAGCGGTGACTTGGCCCTACTTTTGGGCAGAAAACCCAGCAACCTGAAAACGGGATTGCAAGCTTTGTACAAATTGTAA
- a CDS encoding DinB family protein, which yields MEKTNFALNKSIEILQNTPLSLESLLNTLSNDWLFENEGTDTWSPYDVLRHLIVAEKTNWLPRIKSILEQPEVVPFPAFDRFAEQDAPKNIPIANLTEEFKKLRNANLQELQSFGISDEDLRKKGLHPEFGEVNLAQLISTWLVHDLGHLSQINRVMAKHYRSDVGPWINYLSILKT from the coding sequence ATGGAAAAGACAAATTTTGCACTGAACAAATCGATTGAAATTCTTCAAAATACGCCACTCAGCCTCGAATCTCTCCTGAATACACTCTCCAACGATTGGCTTTTCGAAAACGAAGGGACAGACACATGGAGCCCATACGATGTGCTAAGGCACCTTATTGTAGCCGAAAAAACGAATTGGTTGCCACGCATCAAGAGCATTTTAGAGCAGCCGGAAGTTGTACCCTTTCCGGCCTTTGATCGCTTTGCGGAACAAGATGCACCCAAAAACATCCCCATTGCCAATCTGACCGAAGAGTTCAAAAAACTTCGGAATGCCAATCTGCAAGAGCTCCAATCTTTTGGTATTTCCGACGAAGATTTAAGAAAAAAAGGCCTTCATCCCGAATTTGGAGAGGTGAATTTGGCCCAGTTAATCTCCACTTGGCTTGTGCACGATTTGGGCCATCTCTCACAAATCAATCGTGTAATGGCCAAGCACTACCGAAGCGATGTAGGCCCTTGGATCAATTACCTGAGCATTCTGAAAACATAG